One part of the Anaeromyxobacter sp. Fw109-5 genome encodes these proteins:
- a CDS encoding cytochrome c3 family protein: protein MTASAYGAATTEAVNACVPTGAHGAHAASGFDCAVCHACAGGLAFGEVTFPGGATTAGGTMTRDGGTTTCSVGCHTPLGAPSQTIAWNAGPLECTSCHSNISTIDPSAVLSSHLVNPADPSATCESCHDVSQHMTGQVILAGGDGTTTSSTCVGCHSGQGETLGGQTPPLLVGWDDLGGGDFHGDREGTCRFDRLDRSGLKTIGTGALECPAGQPDLPNALRITSRWWYASGLSGPWAWTCDLETVDAAGNRIGAILTRQPCPAGTFLNSSCNNPQIPTGCYPTTWVTRGFGGSLSAPFARGQSAVACASCHDFHSSANAFLLASTVNGVALPAATIDRAGVGAQALCNACHEGERHEVCKSCHKELWLSDGEYSWFEGAPADPAPDGSACFYCHGHEGIRFMAVSSPAYPASGHPFRMGGQSKAQPQCSHCHSGWAPPATEYVAPVLSSTPAVSGISATSVTVSWTTGEPATTYVEYGVGSAGFVAGDDGFVSAHAVTLSGLTPGTTYVWRVRSSDRFRNVTETALQTFTTTAAAGVPVPDLAPVYAGVRVGTHTTTASLVWTPVTSPSGTTLQYEVQLASDPAFTYLVNGSLAGPGIPGSSVGDSGWVSGTPATYGGQPALSYPATLTNIPQDDCGDYVPNVYYWRVRARDAQGAVSDWSPAGTFGVFAGDPWC from the coding sequence GTGACCGCGTCCGCCTACGGCGCTGCGACGACCGAGGCGGTGAACGCCTGCGTCCCCACGGGCGCGCACGGCGCGCACGCGGCCTCCGGGTTCGACTGCGCCGTCTGCCACGCGTGCGCGGGCGGGCTCGCCTTCGGCGAGGTCACCTTCCCGGGCGGAGCCACCACCGCCGGGGGCACGATGACGAGGGACGGCGGGACCACGACCTGCTCCGTCGGGTGCCACACCCCGCTCGGCGCGCCCTCGCAGACGATCGCCTGGAACGCGGGGCCCCTCGAGTGCACCTCCTGCCACTCGAACATCTCCACGATCGATCCGAGCGCGGTGCTCTCCTCGCACCTCGTGAACCCCGCCGACCCGAGCGCGACCTGCGAGTCGTGCCACGACGTCTCGCAGCACATGACGGGTCAGGTCATCCTCGCCGGTGGCGACGGAACGACCACGAGCAGCACCTGCGTGGGGTGCCACAGCGGCCAGGGCGAGACCCTCGGAGGCCAGACCCCGCCGCTGCTCGTCGGCTGGGACGACCTGGGCGGCGGCGACTTCCACGGCGACCGCGAGGGGACGTGCCGGTTCGACCGGCTGGACCGCTCCGGGCTGAAGACGATCGGGACGGGCGCGCTCGAGTGCCCTGCCGGGCAGCCGGACCTCCCGAACGCGCTGCGCATCACCTCTCGCTGGTGGTACGCGAGCGGCCTCTCCGGCCCGTGGGCGTGGACGTGCGACCTCGAGACGGTCGACGCCGCCGGAAACCGGATCGGCGCGATCCTGACGCGCCAGCCGTGCCCCGCGGGTACGTTCCTGAACTCCTCCTGCAACAACCCGCAGATCCCGACGGGCTGCTACCCCACCACCTGGGTGACGCGCGGCTTCGGCGGGTCGCTCTCGGCTCCGTTCGCCCGAGGACAGAGCGCCGTCGCGTGCGCGAGCTGCCACGACTTCCACTCCAGCGCGAACGCCTTCCTGCTCGCGTCGACGGTGAACGGCGTCGCCCTCCCGGCGGCCACCATCGACCGCGCCGGCGTCGGAGCGCAGGCGCTCTGCAACGCGTGCCACGAGGGCGAGCGTCACGAGGTCTGCAAGAGCTGCCACAAGGAGCTGTGGCTGAGCGACGGCGAGTACTCGTGGTTCGAGGGCGCGCCCGCCGATCCCGCGCCGGACGGCAGCGCCTGCTTCTACTGCCACGGCCACGAGGGCATCCGCTTCATGGCGGTCTCCTCTCCGGCGTACCCCGCCTCCGGCCACCCGTTCCGGATGGGTGGACAGAGCAAGGCTCAGCCCCAGTGCTCCCATTGCCACAGCGGCTGGGCGCCGCCGGCGACGGAGTACGTCGCTCCCGTCCTGTCGTCGACCCCCGCGGTCTCGGGGATCTCCGCGACGAGCGTCACCGTCTCGTGGACGACGGGCGAGCCGGCCACCACCTACGTCGAGTACGGCGTCGGCAGCGCCGGGTTCGTCGCTGGAGACGACGGGTTCGTGAGCGCGCACGCGGTGACGCTGTCGGGGCTCACCCCGGGGACGACCTACGTCTGGCGCGTCCGCTCGAGCGACCGCTTCCGGAACGTGACGGAGACGGCGCTGCAGACGTTCACCACGACGGCGGCGGCGGGCGTTCCGGTGCCCGACCTCGCCCCGGTGTACGCGGGCGTCCGCGTGGGCACGCACACGACGACCGCCTCCCTCGTCTGGACTCCGGTGACCTCGCCGTCCGGCACTACCCTCCAGTACGAGGTCCAGCTCGCCTCCGATCCCGCCTTCACCTACCTCGTGAACGGCTCCCTGGCTGGGCCGGGGATCCCGGGCTCGTCCGTCGGCGACTCCGGCTGGGTGAGCGGCACTCCGGCGACGTACGGCGGCCAGCCCGCGCTGAGCTACCCGGCGACGCTGACCAACATCCCCCAGGACGACTGCGGGGACTACGTCCCGAACGTCTACTACTGGCGCGTCCGGGCGCGCGATGCGCAGGGCGCCGTGTCCGACTGGTCGCCGGCCGGGACGTTCGGGGTCTTCGCCGGCGATCCGTGGTGCTGA